One window from the genome of Lentibacillus daqui encodes:
- a CDS encoding peptidoglycan D,D-transpeptidase FtsI family protein, producing MGKRKKKKRQLPFRLNILFFVVFLLFAGLIFQLGVVQILNGQSFQEEIDRTIQETTKQPVPRGKIYDRNHQVIVDNKPLYSITYTPAKGVQAEERLEVAEKLSKYISMYDDEDKKKKFKTITLRDKKEYWYVKHEEEAEQLLSEEEAAEMDPADQYQTILERIKKEDVTDLTEDQLKVILIKKELDKAQTLTPHIVKNEGVTSEEYAKVAEHLSELPGINASTDWDRSYPYKDTFKSLLGSITSQQEGIPADKETYYMTRGYTRNDRVGRSGLEEQYESLLRGRKEQVEYTTNKDGEVVGSNVVVKGERGKDLVLSIDMELQKQVDKILREEMEKIISKYPYDNRFANDALAVVMNPKTGELLAVSGQHYDRKKGKFRNVAYQALYDQYRPGSAVKGATVLSGYQSGVISPGTVFNDTPVKIKGTPPKSSWKTMGPINDIDALRMSSNVYMFNIAMRMGGEFNYQYNHSINFNPAAFQQIRNYFGEFGLGVSTGVDFPHEGTGYKGTELQAGKLMDFAIGQFDTYTTLQLAQYVSTIANDGLRVRPHFLKEAREPSATDEQLGPIFDSVTTNVLNQIEMKPEHISRVQEGFRRVYQSPGGTAYSEFSGKDYNPAGKTGTAENEVYIDGKKYDTENNSLIGYAPFDNPEVAMAVIVPDTGISKGDHANNKIGERILDAYFDLKKESDSKESEE from the coding sequence ATGGGGAAAAGGAAAAAGAAAAAACGACAGCTTCCCTTTCGTTTAAATATATTATTTTTTGTGGTATTCCTTTTATTTGCAGGGTTGATTTTTCAGCTCGGGGTTGTGCAAATATTGAATGGACAAAGTTTTCAGGAAGAAATTGATCGGACCATTCAGGAAACAACAAAACAACCAGTACCACGAGGTAAAATTTATGATCGCAACCATCAGGTAATTGTGGATAATAAACCACTTTATTCGATTACATACACTCCGGCAAAAGGTGTGCAGGCCGAGGAGCGTCTGGAGGTTGCCGAAAAGCTGTCAAAGTATATTTCCATGTATGATGATGAAGATAAAAAAAAGAAATTTAAAACAATCACACTACGCGACAAAAAGGAATATTGGTATGTAAAACATGAAGAAGAAGCTGAGCAACTGCTATCAGAGGAAGAAGCTGCCGAGATGGATCCGGCCGACCAATATCAAACCATTTTGGAGCGAATCAAGAAGGAAGACGTCACTGATTTAACAGAAGACCAGCTGAAGGTCATTTTGATCAAAAAGGAACTGGATAAGGCTCAAACGTTAACACCACATATTGTGAAAAATGAAGGTGTAACCTCGGAAGAATATGCCAAGGTAGCTGAACATCTTAGTGAACTTCCTGGTATAAATGCTTCAACTGATTGGGATCGGTCATATCCCTATAAGGATACATTCAAAAGCCTGCTCGGTTCGATTACCTCCCAACAGGAAGGGATACCGGCCGATAAGGAAACTTATTATATGACACGGGGTTATACGCGTAATGACCGGGTTGGCCGAAGCGGTCTTGAAGAGCAATATGAATCACTTTTAAGAGGCCGTAAAGAGCAGGTAGAATACACAACGAATAAAGATGGGGAAGTGGTTGGCTCCAACGTCGTTGTAAAAGGTGAACGCGGAAAAGATCTTGTCTTATCGATTGATATGGAACTACAAAAGCAGGTCGATAAAATTCTGCGCGAGGAAATGGAGAAAATAATAAGCAAATACCCATATGATAACCGATTTGCCAATGATGCTTTGGCAGTGGTAATGAATCCGAAAACTGGAGAATTATTAGCAGTTTCCGGCCAGCACTATGACCGAAAAAAGGGCAAATTTAGAAATGTTGCCTACCAGGCGTTATATGACCAATATCGACCAGGGTCGGCTGTCAAAGGTGCGACGGTATTATCTGGTTACCAATCAGGTGTTATTTCCCCAGGAACCGTATTTAATGATACGCCAGTTAAAATTAAAGGTACGCCGCCAAAAAGTTCCTGGAAGACTATGGGACCCATTAATGATATTGATGCACTTAGAATGTCATCCAACGTTTATATGTTCAACATTGCCATGCGGATGGGCGGGGAATTTAATTACCAGTACAACCACTCGATTAATTTCAATCCGGCGGCATTTCAGCAAATCAGGAATTACTTTGGGGAATTTGGTCTTGGCGTTTCAACCGGTGTCGATTTTCCACATGAAGGAACCGGGTATAAGGGTACGGAACTTCAAGCCGGAAAATTGATGGACTTTGCGATTGGTCAGTTTGATACGTATACGACCCTGCAGTTGGCACAGTATGTTTCAACAATTGCCAATGATGGTCTGCGCGTTCGTCCACACTTTTTAAAGGAAGCCCGTGAACCGTCTGCAACCGATGAACAACTGGGTCCTATTTTTGACAGTGTGACAACGAATGTACTAAATCAGATAGAAATGAAACCAGAACACATCAGCCGGGTTCAAGAAGGTTTCCGCAGGGTTTATCAGTCACCAGGGGGTACCGCTTATAGTGAATTTTCCGGGAAAGATTATAATCCGGCCGGGAAAACTGGTACAGCAGAGAACGAAGTATATATAGATGGAAAAAAATACGATACGGAAAATAACTCCCTAATCGGGTATGCTCCATTTGATAATCCGGAAGTTGCGATGGCGGTTATCGTGCCGGATACAGGGATTAGTAAAGGAGATCATGCCAATAACAAAATCGGTGAACGAATTCTGGATGCGTATTTTGATCTAAAAAAGGAAAGTGACAGCAAGGAATCAGAAGAATAA
- a CDS encoding IS91 family transposase — protein sequence MGKNILKKIFFDENQHWESFKRKYGKRIRPIVTKEVEKFRDCGDMKKGFKLFVCEGCHDVKRIPFRCKGRFCTTCSVGESEEWSRLLSEDVLQVNHRHVILTIDEGLRDIFLLHRELLKPLMDEAAKLLTDYFQKKAKVIPGIIVGLHTFGSKVNFNPHVHMMVTMGGITKKGEWKGYDFIPFKMLRKQWQTVVLKLIRKNLTKQEKKRIQPRLQKAFSANGEGFYVYAPKQRGKIKEQLRYIGRYIRRPAIGTNRIEAYDGQTVTFKYVDKTDGKEKHEVVTVEEFIIRLIRHIPDEQFKTIRHYGMYSRRSKKLSKKLLATWQQGTKRWILKVKKTLRRQTWRERIISSGQKDPMICPHCNNYYEYMGEVCLEGGRLEIKIALTKEAKSYLERVIHHLEGNGQEKQKEEKGNRPSAPQEDVCQLSLFGVS from the coding sequence ATGGGGAAAAACATATTAAAAAAAATCTTCTTTGACGAAAATCAACATTGGGAATCATTCAAAAGGAAATACGGAAAGAGAATCCGTCCTATTGTCACAAAGGAGGTAGAGAAATTTCGTGACTGTGGAGATATGAAAAAAGGATTCAAACTTTTTGTTTGTGAGGGCTGCCATGATGTAAAGCGTATTCCCTTCCGATGTAAGGGACGTTTTTGTACAACCTGTTCTGTTGGAGAAAGCGAAGAATGGAGTCGTCTATTGTCTGAGGACGTATTACAAGTGAATCACCGACATGTGATACTCACAATTGATGAAGGGTTACGGGATATATTCCTTTTACATCGTGAGCTTTTAAAGCCACTTATGGATGAAGCAGCCAAATTACTTACTGACTATTTTCAGAAGAAAGCCAAGGTGATACCGGGGATTATAGTTGGATTGCATACGTTTGGTTCCAAAGTGAATTTCAATCCCCATGTACATATGATGGTAACGATGGGGGGAATCACGAAAAAAGGGGAATGGAAAGGATACGATTTTATACCATTCAAGATGCTTCGAAAGCAATGGCAGACGGTAGTGTTGAAGCTCATCCGAAAAAACTTGACGAAGCAAGAAAAGAAAAGGATACAGCCAAGATTACAAAAGGCTTTTTCCGCAAATGGGGAAGGCTTCTATGTGTATGCCCCAAAACAAAGAGGAAAGATAAAAGAGCAGCTTCGCTATATTGGCCGCTATATTCGTCGACCAGCGATTGGAACCAATCGGATCGAGGCATATGATGGTCAAACTGTAACTTTTAAGTATGTGGACAAGACAGATGGGAAAGAAAAACATGAAGTAGTTACAGTAGAAGAGTTTATCATCCGTTTAATACGTCATATTCCGGATGAACAATTTAAAACGATTCGTCATTATGGCATGTACTCAAGAAGGAGCAAGAAGTTAAGTAAAAAGCTGTTGGCTACATGGCAACAAGGAACAAAACGATGGATACTGAAGGTGAAAAAGACATTACGCCGCCAAACATGGAGAGAGCGTATTATTTCAAGTGGACAAAAAGATCCAATGATTTGCCCACATTGCAACAACTATTATGAGTACATGGGTGAAGTCTGTCTTGAGGGAGGACGATTAGAAATAAAAATAGCATTAACGAAAGAAGCAAAAAGCTATCTAGAAAGGGTGATTCATCATCTCGAAGGCAACGGGCAAGAAAAGCAAAAAGAGGAAAAAGGGAACCGACCATCTGCGCCCCAAGAAGACGTTTGTCAATTATCATTGTTTGGTGTGTCATGA
- the rpmG gene encoding 50S ribosomal protein L33, translating to MRVNITLACTETGDRNYITTKNKRTNPERIELMKYCPRLKKHTLHRETK from the coding sequence ATGCGTGTAAACATTACATTGGCTTGTACTGAAACTGGAGATCGTAATTATATCACTACAAAAAACAAGCGTACCAATCCTGAACGAATTGAGCTTATGAAATATTGTCCAAGACTAAAAAAACACACGTTACATCGTGAAACAAAATAA
- a CDS encoding 5-formyltetrahydrofolate cyclo-ligase: protein MDKSQLRQSITTYLRKLSANEKQNIESKQSAELKELECWKQANTIGITVSQGLEWNTRPIIEAAWCEGKTVCVPKCLPKTKQLEFYQFDTYDQLEKVYYNLLEPKPEETTKVSKEQIDLLIVPGLLFDRRGYRIGFGGGYYDRFLKDYPNQTISLASERQIINHLPVEPFDLPVQMILTESGLLKEGIS, encoded by the coding sequence GTGGATAAATCTCAGCTGCGTCAATCTATCACTACATATTTACGCAAGCTTTCGGCAAATGAGAAGCAAAACATTGAAAGTAAACAAAGCGCGGAACTTAAAGAACTGGAATGCTGGAAACAGGCTAACACCATTGGAATCACGGTTTCTCAGGGATTAGAGTGGAATACCAGGCCAATCATTGAAGCTGCCTGGTGTGAGGGGAAAACGGTCTGTGTCCCGAAATGTTTGCCAAAAACCAAACAACTGGAATTTTATCAGTTTGATACATATGATCAATTAGAGAAAGTTTACTATAATTTACTGGAACCTAAACCTGAAGAAACAACGAAAGTAAGTAAAGAACAAATAGATTTATTAATTGTACCTGGCCTTTTGTTTGACAGACGTGGTTATCGAATTGGATTTGGCGGCGGGTACTATGATCGGTTTTTAAAGGACTACCCGAATCAAACCATTTCGCTTGCCAGTGAGCGACAAATCATTAATCATTTACCTGTAGAGCCATTTGATCTGCCAGTTCAAATGATTTTGACAGAAAGTGGATTGTTGAAAGAAGGAATATCATGA
- a CDS encoding ThiF family adenylyltransferase, whose amino-acid sequence MNFERYSRQLLFSPIQKAGQQKLETSTVLVVGAGALGTVISNHLVRAGVGTVRLVDRDYVELSNLQRQMLFDEEDVKETLPKAIAAKQKLSKINSDVTIEAIVDNVTNENIFALMHGVDVVMDGTDNFSTRMLLNDSCFYQGIPFSYGGVVGARGMTALFIPDKTPCLRCLAKEGAGSGETCDTVGVIAPAVDMIASMEVMEVLKYLTGNRNALRSTLKTIDFWFNQSFDMKLTSPDPGCLTCQKKAYPALRKQAQDAETVLCGRNTVQIHKQSAWDLKKVEGQLQKIMKTKRTPFLLKAQLNHEATFVLFPDGRVLVQGTEDTIKARTLYDRYIGS is encoded by the coding sequence ATGAATTTCGAACGTTATTCCCGGCAGCTTTTATTTTCTCCAATTCAAAAGGCCGGCCAGCAAAAACTGGAGACCAGTACGGTACTAGTCGTCGGTGCTGGCGCGTTGGGGACGGTCATTAGTAATCATCTGGTTCGTGCTGGTGTTGGTACAGTACGCTTGGTTGATCGTGATTATGTCGAATTAAGCAATTTACAGCGGCAAATGTTGTTTGATGAAGAAGATGTTAAGGAAACTCTTCCAAAAGCCATCGCCGCAAAACAAAAACTGAGCAAAATAAATAGTGATGTCACCATTGAAGCGATCGTGGATAATGTAACAAACGAAAACATTTTCGCGCTTATGCATGGTGTGGATGTAGTCATGGATGGAACCGATAATTTCTCCACCCGAATGCTATTAAATGACAGTTGCTTTTATCAGGGGATCCCTTTTTCGTATGGTGGCGTTGTCGGTGCCAGGGGAATGACAGCATTATTTATTCCTGATAAAACCCCATGCCTGAGATGTTTAGCGAAAGAGGGGGCAGGAAGCGGCGAGACGTGTGATACGGTAGGGGTTATTGCTCCTGCTGTCGATATGATTGCCTCTATGGAGGTTATGGAAGTCTTGAAATATCTAACTGGTAATAGAAATGCTTTACGCTCAACATTAAAAACAATCGACTTTTGGTTTAATCAGTCATTTGATATGAAATTAACCAGTCCCGATCCAGGATGTTTAACCTGTCAAAAGAAAGCATATCCTGCATTAAGAAAACAGGCACAAGATGCGGAAACTGTACTATGCGGAAGGAACACGGTGCAAATACACAAGCAATCGGCCTGGGATCTGAAAAAGGTTGAGGGGCAGTTGCAAAAGATCATGAAAACGAAGCGCACACCTTTTTTGCTTAAGGCACAGTTGAATCACGAAGCCACTTTTGTCCTGTTTCCGGACGGTCGAGTGCTCGTCCAAGGAACAGAAGATACAATCAAAGCACGGACGTTATACGATCGGTATATCGGATCCTGA
- a CDS encoding rhomboid family intramembrane serine protease has translation MDVDEQYTMYKLAYNLVANDHFDVLHINKNQEEIWLERNVNKQSQIIRLLHHGFDWKNHLKKDIAIVFQKTKAMKRLLQGKYVQVHNVYISAYSPVDTWEELKRPMQLNEKNPVKMNVYYLDDANEQEELHRLFETVDLTAFETNPKPSDDEKESEINYFQKGLANHLYTKKKETETVLFHGKPFFTYILLAINIIMFFLLEMSGGSTLTQNLIDFGAKYNPAILDGEWWRIATSMFLHIGLLHLFMNMLALYYLGAAVEQMYGASRFIFIYFLAGIGAGMASFATSIHISAGASGAIFGLFGALLFFGLNYKQIFFQTMGKGILILIGINIIFGLSVPQIDNSAHIGGLITGFLASAIVGLPKKRNIFIQSAGFIVYVIVIAGLIVYGLKQYT, from the coding sequence ATGGATGTGGATGAACAATATACGATGTATAAATTAGCGTATAATTTGGTAGCTAATGATCATTTTGACGTGTTGCATATTAATAAAAACCAAGAGGAAATTTGGCTGGAGCGGAATGTTAATAAACAATCCCAGATTATTCGCTTGCTGCATCATGGATTTGATTGGAAAAATCATTTAAAAAAAGACATTGCTATTGTATTTCAAAAAACGAAAGCCATGAAACGTTTATTACAAGGAAAATATGTACAAGTACATAATGTTTATATTTCCGCTTATTCACCAGTTGACACATGGGAAGAATTGAAGCGCCCGATGCAGTTGAATGAGAAAAACCCGGTTAAAATGAATGTCTATTATTTAGACGATGCGAATGAACAGGAAGAATTGCATCGGTTATTCGAAACAGTAGATCTAACAGCGTTTGAAACTAATCCTAAGCCATCGGATGATGAAAAAGAGTCAGAAATCAACTATTTTCAAAAGGGATTAGCTAATCATTTATATACGAAAAAGAAAGAAACAGAAACAGTGCTCTTTCATGGAAAACCTTTTTTTACGTATATCTTATTGGCGATCAATATCATCATGTTTTTTCTTCTGGAGATGAGCGGGGGGAGTACTTTAACCCAAAACTTGATCGATTTTGGGGCGAAATATAATCCCGCAATTCTAGATGGTGAATGGTGGCGGATTGCTACGTCCATGTTTTTGCATATTGGTTTATTGCACTTATTTATGAATATGCTGGCATTATATTATTTAGGTGCTGCTGTGGAACAAATGTATGGGGCGAGCCGTTTTATTTTTATTTATTTCCTTGCTGGTATTGGCGCGGGTATGGCGAGTTTTGCCACGTCAATACATATCTCAGCTGGAGCATCGGGTGCCATATTTGGCTTATTTGGTGCGTTGTTATTTTTTGGCTTAAATTATAAACAGATTTTTTTTCAGACCATGGGTAAAGGCATCCTGATCTTAATTGGGATCAATATTATTTTTGGCCTTTCTGTTCCGCAAATTGATAATAGCGCCCACATTGGCGGTTTAATCACTGGTTTTTTGGCTTCAGCTATCGTCGGTTTACCAAAAAAGCGAAACATTTTTATACAATCAGCTGGTTTCATTGTATATGTGATCGTCATTGCCGGATTAATTGTCTATGGTCTGAAACAGTATACCTAA
- a CDS encoding YqgQ family protein, producing the protein MQTVYDVQQLLKRFGTIIYIGDRSAELSLMESEIKELYQLQCIQAEEYTKALGILRKERTKLRRKRSDTGDGESHHRN; encoded by the coding sequence TTGCAAACAGTTTATGATGTACAGCAGTTATTAAAGCGATTTGGAACAATTATTTACATAGGGGATCGGTCGGCGGAGCTATCGCTTATGGAATCGGAAATAAAGGAACTGTATCAATTACAGTGCATCCAAGCCGAGGAGTATACCAAAGCACTTGGCATATTAAGAAAAGAGCGCACAAAACTTCGCCGTAAAAGGAGTGATACGGGAGATGGAGAAAGTCATCATCGGAATTGA
- a CDS encoding ROK family glucokinase yields MEKVIIGIDIGGTTSKLGILNRQGTILLKWEIPTSKADKGDILVRDIWQSIQSKLTLEQKNNILGIGVGAPGFIDGTTGLVYEAVNIGWKNFQLAEQFSQLTKLPVFVENDANIAALGENWVGAGNQVENLIAITLGTGVGSGIIAAGTILNGVNGTAGEIGHITIDPNGYPCNCGRRGCLETVCSATGIVRQAMALAEEKPDSNLAKFIGESGALTAKDVFALAKKGDMLCQTVVEHTGDTLGRAITDLAIIINPSIILIGGGVSKAGDQLLSVIKEAFHKYALPRVSNVCEIKLAQLGNDAGIIGAAYLVEQHAGR; encoded by the coding sequence ATGGAGAAAGTCATCATCGGAATTGATATTGGCGGAACAACGAGTAAACTTGGTATATTAAATCGACAGGGAACTATTTTATTAAAATGGGAGATTCCTACATCCAAAGCAGATAAAGGTGACATATTGGTTCGCGATATTTGGCAATCAATACAGAGCAAGTTAACATTGGAACAAAAGAATAATATTCTTGGTATCGGCGTAGGTGCCCCTGGCTTTATTGATGGAACGACTGGATTGGTATATGAAGCAGTTAATATCGGCTGGAAGAACTTTCAGTTGGCAGAGCAGTTTTCACAGCTGACCAAGCTGCCAGTTTTTGTCGAAAATGATGCCAATATTGCTGCTTTGGGAGAAAATTGGGTTGGAGCCGGAAACCAGGTGGAAAACCTTATCGCAATTACCTTGGGTACAGGGGTTGGCAGTGGTATTATTGCTGCTGGTACCATTCTGAACGGTGTTAACGGTACTGCCGGTGAAATTGGTCATATAACCATTGATCCAAACGGATATCCCTGTAATTGTGGGCGGCGAGGATGTTTGGAGACCGTTTGCTCGGCGACCGGGATTGTTCGCCAGGCGATGGCACTTGCCGAAGAGAAGCCGGATAGCAATCTTGCCAAGTTTATTGGAGAATCCGGCGCGCTTACAGCAAAGGATGTATTTGCTTTAGCAAAAAAAGGTGATATGCTTTGTCAGACAGTGGTTGAACATACAGGGGATACCCTGGGGAGGGCGATTACTGATTTAGCAATAATCATCAATCCTTCCATCATTTTAATTGGTGGTGGCGTATCAAAAGCAGGTGATCAATTGTTGTCTGTCATTAAGGAGGCTTTTCACAAATATGCACTGCCACGGGTTAGTAATGTATGCGAGATCAAACTTGCCCAACTAGGAAACGATGCAGGAATTATTGGAGCAGCATATTTGGTTGAGCAGCATGCAGGACGGTGA
- a CDS encoding DUF2759 family protein, producing the protein MEMRIVLASILLIVAILAVISVVRQLKYKNMFALVVSALAAIAFGFFSIATIIGEITG; encoded by the coding sequence ATGGAAATGAGAATTGTCCTGGCAAGTATCTTGCTTATTGTCGCTATTTTGGCTGTCATTTCGGTCGTCCGTCAGCTTAAATACAAGAACATGTTTGCTTTGGTTGTTTCAGCCCTTGCTGCAATTGCATTTGGCTTTTTCTCCATTGCAACAATCATTGGGGAAATTACCGGATAA
- a CDS encoding MBL fold metallo-hydrolase, with protein sequence MKLKKMSLGPLGTNCYLIFDKERGLIIDPGGDADQVIAFLKKEGIKPVAILLTHAHFDHIGAVDELRNHYGIDVYLHDMEADWLENPQLNGSSSFIGQEIKTKGAEQSLKPGELMISGFRFQVLHTPGHSPGSVSFVFYDEKIVFGGDALFQQGIGRTDLPGGNYQQLINSIQERLYSLDDTFTVYPGHGPKTTIGEEKRLNPFVQA encoded by the coding sequence ATGAAGTTGAAAAAAATGTCATTGGGACCACTGGGTACGAATTGTTATCTTATTTTTGACAAGGAGCGTGGATTAATCATTGACCCAGGCGGTGATGCAGACCAGGTCATTGCTTTTTTGAAAAAGGAAGGGATTAAGCCTGTGGCTATTTTATTGACACATGCTCATTTTGACCATATCGGCGCTGTTGATGAATTACGTAATCATTACGGGATCGATGTTTATTTGCATGATATGGAAGCTGACTGGTTAGAGAACCCACAGTTAAATGGCTCTTCATCATTTATAGGACAGGAAATTAAAACAAAAGGGGCGGAGCAATCGCTGAAACCAGGGGAATTGATGATCTCTGGATTTCGGTTTCAAGTACTGCATACACCTGGTCATTCCCCTGGAAGTGTCAGCTTTGTATTTTATGATGAAAAAATCGTATTCGGCGGCGATGCCTTGTTTCAACAAGGAATTGGACGAACAGACCTCCCCGGCGGTAATTACCAGCAGTTAATTAATTCAATTCAGGAAAGACTCTATTCGTTGGATGATACGTTTACTGTCTATCCCGGCCATGGTCCAAAGACAACAATCGGCGAAGAAAAACGCCTTAATCCATTTGTTCAAGCATAG
- a CDS encoding YqzE family protein → MSGNDIVKYVTEKAVTYMNTPAEHRRKKRIKDKPKQQANLYSNRWLGVLPFAVKSIMKKE, encoded by the coding sequence ATGTCTGGTAACGATATTGTCAAATATGTCACAGAAAAAGCCGTAACATACATGAATACACCGGCAGAACATCGCCGAAAAAAGAGGATCAAGGATAAACCCAAACAACAAGCTAATTTGTACAGCAACCGATGGCTTGGTGTACTGCCGTTCGCAGTTAAATCAATAATGAAGAAAGAATGA
- the comGA gene encoding competence type IV pilus ATPase ComGA yields MNPAKSLATKLLQSAIETRASDIHFNPFPDHTDIYFRVQGKRIFKQAVLASHYQQLLTYFKFTSGMDIGEIRKPQNGTIDMEFDSKYSLRLSTLPVNHMESLAIRILPQEENLTLDQLFLFPNQLKRLRQWIMNRAGIILFTGPTGSGKTTTLYALLQTILQEDSYQTITLEDPVEKDISNILQVQVNEKAGITYQAGLKAALRHDPDIIMVGEIRDRETAKFAFEASLTGHLVLSTLHAKNAAGTIHRLVELGMTTADLEQSLVAVAALELLPFDLNDEITRRAAILEMLDGKLLEQTLKGVDVHSINDFQSFYHLRKKAYAYGFVSEKVFYADQA; encoded by the coding sequence TTGAACCCCGCAAAATCACTCGCAACCAAACTTCTGCAATCAGCGATTGAAACCCGCGCCTCGGATATTCATTTTAATCCTTTTCCCGATCACACAGATATTTATTTCCGAGTTCAAGGCAAACGTATTTTCAAACAAGCGGTTCTTGCTTCACATTACCAGCAATTACTTACCTACTTTAAATTTACATCAGGAATGGATATAGGCGAAATTAGAAAACCGCAAAATGGAACCATTGATATGGAATTCGACTCAAAATATTCGCTGCGTTTATCCACCTTGCCGGTCAACCATATGGAAAGCCTGGCAATCCGCATCCTCCCGCAAGAAGAGAACTTAACACTCGATCAGCTTTTCCTATTCCCAAACCAGTTAAAACGATTAAGACAATGGATCATGAATCGAGCAGGGATTATATTGTTCACCGGTCCAACCGGAAGTGGCAAAACTACGACCTTATATGCACTGTTACAAACAATCCTGCAAGAGGATTCCTACCAAACCATCACATTGGAAGATCCTGTGGAAAAAGATATATCCAATATTTTACAAGTTCAGGTGAACGAAAAAGCCGGAATCACCTATCAAGCTGGTTTAAAGGCTGCACTGAGACATGACCCAGATATTATTATGGTCGGGGAAATCCGTGATCGGGAAACAGCCAAATTTGCCTTTGAAGCATCCCTGACTGGTCATTTGGTGTTAAGTACTTTACATGCAAAAAACGCAGCAGGTACCATTCATCGTTTGGTTGAATTGGGGATGACAACCGCTGATCTGGAACAATCACTCGTAGCCGTTGCTGCACTGGAATTGCTGCCGTTCGATCTCAATGATGAAATAACCAGGCGTGCGGCAATTCTTGAAATGTTAGATGGCAAACTGTTGGAACAAACGCTAAAAGGGGTTGATGTACATTCCATAAACGACTTTCAATCTTTTTATCATTTACGAAAGAAGGCATATGCATATGGTTTTGTATCTGAAAAAGTATTTTATGCAGATCAGGCATAG
- a CDS encoding type II secretion system F family protein: MKNGYTLLESLQIIQWNSALAQPAATITTCLKNGNRLDQALEQANFNSFITSYLYFVRANGDIEASIDKCLAMYEQRLQYTKKFQQVARYPVILLFFFSIVLFFIKRSVLPSFQELFMATEETSSMISISIMIIDILTSMLIVSLIVLIIGATLWQVNKQKVSIDKQIKLYSTLPFYRNYKQIRVSFLFATHFSSLLKTGISIKDILSTMSEQTKLPILS; the protein is encoded by the coding sequence TTGAAAAATGGTTACACATTACTTGAATCATTGCAAATTATCCAATGGAATTCCGCATTGGCACAACCCGCGGCAACCATTACAACCTGCCTGAAAAATGGCAACAGACTCGATCAGGCATTGGAACAAGCCAACTTTAACTCCTTCATCACCTCCTATCTTTATTTTGTTCGGGCAAATGGTGATATTGAAGCGAGCATTGATAAATGTTTGGCCATGTATGAACAGCGTCTTCAGTATACAAAGAAATTCCAGCAAGTCGCCAGATACCCCGTTATACTGCTGTTCTTCTTTTCTATTGTGCTCTTTTTTATCAAACGATCCGTTCTTCCGTCTTTTCAGGAGCTATTTATGGCAACAGAGGAAACATCCTCCATGATATCTATTTCCATCATGATTATCGACATACTTACTTCCATGTTAATTGTATCGCTTATCGTATTGATTATTGGTGCGACCTTATGGCAAGTAAACAAACAAAAAGTTTCCATTGATAAACAAATTAAACTTTATAGCACCTTACCGTTTTACCGGAACTATAAACAAATACGTGTCTCATTCTTGTTTGCGACCCACTTTAGTTCATTGTTAAAAACAGGTATCTCCATTAAAGACATATTATCAACCATGTCTGAACAAACAAAATTACCTATCCTATCTTAA
- a CDS encoding type II secretion system F family protein, whose product MTQELNQGKHLSSLLSQFRLLDKQIPLIFQKNADAAALEKDLSVYAEFLTEELHRKIMRNLTYIQPIFFITLAGLIVFIYITLMWPMFQLIKTI is encoded by the coding sequence ATGACCCAGGAATTAAATCAAGGTAAACACCTGTCAAGTCTGTTATCACAATTCCGTCTGTTAGATAAACAAATTCCATTAATTTTTCAAAAAAATGCCGATGCTGCTGCATTAGAAAAGGATTTATCCGTGTATGCAGAATTTCTTACTGAAGAACTGCATCGAAAAATAATGAGGAATTTGACCTATATTCAACCTATCTTTTTTATTACTTTGGCAGGTTTAATTGTGTTTATTTATATAACCTTGATGTGGCCGATGTTCCAATTAATCAAAACAATTTAA